A segment of the Labrus mixtus chromosome 15, fLabMix1.1, whole genome shotgun sequence genome:
ctgctggtcacaTTTATAACATCATCGAGTACACTTGTGTATGTTcacagtccgatacagcagggggcggtaTGCACattagttggtttgcaaatcctctaagaagcagaaagaaaaagaagtaaccatggcaaccactcacaggctgagtccatcctgctaactgtggatgtttttgttatttctgggACGGCAACACGTCCACATCTgcccgtgcagctcagaggaggaaatgGGCGGCGTGCCGATACGACAGTTTATGAATCGTCAGGAGGCGTTTAGAATAAcgtcatatagcggtccacttccttgtttgagcacacacaTTTCCCGtggaccgtactcgagtacagCTGAACGGTACCCAAgtacggtacgtttgtgttcacactgatcacatgaaccggactttggggtccAGTGTACTCGGAGTCGGGTCCTGGTCCCTCGTGTGAAACCACCAAAAGCGTCAGACTGGATGCGTCTCCGTTATCGTTTTGGCgtgtaaagaaaacatttagtttattgACAAACACCTGTGAGAACGACATGACGGCGTCTGCTGACTCCGGCAGCCGTCACGCACTCGACACGTTGTCAGCCCTCAGCGGTGTGACCGCCGTTTTAGAAGAGtctgtgaaacatgaaaaacttaACGAGGATATCAATTAGGGATGGGAATTTACAGTAATCCCTGTACTCGATTACTCAAATTACCTAATGAAcgagtactcgagtactcgcagattattattattattgttttaaccGTAAACAAAGAAAGGGTCCGTCGGACACGGACCTCCCGGACCGGAATTGTAGACTTTATGTCTGTAAAATGACATAAACAACCaatctttaaacataaatataaataaataaccaacaacAGAAAGCCATTTCAATTTCAACAACGTCGCTAACAGGTCTAGCAAATGACGTGAAGCGAGACTGCCTGTTTTCTCCTCGTGCTTTAAGCGCACGTGGTTAAACATCGAACTTGTATTTCTATGATATGCACATTTAAATCCACGTATCTTGCACTGCACATTAACTTCATCGTTCTTGTCGAAGTACTTCCAGACATCACTTTTCTTGACTGACATGTCGCAGGTGTAGCAGACGTTCTGTTTTCGGTGTAATAATATGTTCCTAGagagaaacagctgtttttgCTGAAATCTGGCTCGGTGTGTCCTAAAGCTGAAGCCGTGGCCGGAGAAGTCATACGTTTGTATCCAGTTAATTATTTTCCTACCTCGTATATTCTGTTAGGCGAAAACAAAAAGCTGGGTCACACATGGAACGCTGTATGAGTTCAAGTTTTGTAGACAAAAGCGGCGCTTGCACAGGTGCGCGAGTAACGAAATGTTACTCGAATAATGGGGTCAACGGCGAGTATATAAATCGACGagcgtgtgtttttgttttgtctccttCAGAACATCATCAAGAAGGTGAGCGGTCAGAAGTTTGTTTATAAGTTTGTGAGTCAGCCCGACCCCTCGCTGCCTGACGGCGTCCGCAACGGAGACGACATCCAGAGGAGGGACATCGCCGACTCCAACAGCCAGTCAAAAGTCCCGGGGGGCGTGTCTTCAAACTGCCAGTCAAAGGGTTTACCCCAGGTGctcttattgttgttgttgttgttgtctgagtAGATTTCTGCAGGGCTCCTCCGCACGCTGACGTTAATGTTTTGATCTTGCAGCGCTCGTCCCCCAGCAGCTCGCAGAAAAGCTCCCGTAACGACTACATGAAGTCCGGCCTCTACTCCACCTTCACCATCCAATCGCTGCAGTCCTCGCCGAACCCACGGCCAATCAAATCGGAGCTGCTGATACAACCGGAGCCCGCCCTCAAGGTGGAGCGCCCGCCCAGAGAGGTAAGAGAGATGTCGGCAGGTTTTGAGTTTGTGCGGTGGCGTCTCGCTCTTCAGAGGATTACGTCTCCTGTTTGTCTCCTCCtcaggtgtttgtgttggcAGAGTCTAAACACGCCACGtctggagggggaggggtcgACTCTGCTCTCCAGGTGATCGTCACTCAGCCGTCTCCGTGTCCCACTCCGGCTCTCAGCCCGCAGATGCCCTCCAACacaagcagccaatcacaggtcaGTGTCAGATTATACTCATTATAGTTATCAGGaatttaaatgccagaatcatgtaatcaaactggcatttaaagggttaaattcctgataattattcaatgtTTGGTAGtgttgagcagggctgaagttgtttaagagatttatgcaaaaaaaaaaaagtagaaaaaaatatcaatctgttttatttttatatcagttttttataaattggacattttcgccctccaatgtccaaacagggaactacattttaaatctgatgctacacaaaaactaacaatgcatcaaagtcaatattttggaaaatctttgacatatccaacactgatttaaaaaatcatcccccagccaccaaatatttgttttattgaaaataactcatttttgtgttttttttcataaataacaacagtgacatcaagtaatcaaactggcatttaaagggttaaattcctaaaaatgattgaatattttatagttctgagcagggctgaagttgtttaagagatttatgcagaaaaaagtagaaaaaaatatcaatctgttctatttttagatcagttttttggaagtggacatttttgtccttacagacttcagagggtcgtaaatGAAACTGATGACTGAGGGTTAACTGGTTTTATTGTGGCGGTCCTGGTGTGAGGTGTTTCCTCTGTGCTgacccttctctctttctctctgttacCCAGaatcctcctgctcctcccctcAGCGACCCTCCTCAGATTTATCTCACCAGCGTTGGGGACCCGTCCTCCCTCACCCCCCTCATCCCCCTCGGCCCCGTCGGAGGCTCTGTGAGCCCTGCGCCTCCTCCCCACGTGTCCATGGGCCCCCAGGGGGGGGCTCAGCAGGACGACTGCGGTGGAGTCACCAACCCGGCCAGCTTCCCGCCTCACCCCCAGGCTGCCCCTCACCCGTCTCACCCCCCGCCCGTCTTCGTCATCatcaaccctcctcctcctcctcagcagcagcaggcggccatGACAGCCGCTCCTCCCTCCTTGGCGGCTCCTCCCCCCGCccgtccccctcctccccccatcGTGATAAAGGAGGAGAACCTGCCGTCGGAGGAGGATCTTCTGGAGAtggtgtctctggaggagaagcagggcgaggaggtgagaggaggagtttttaaaaaacatgttgatgatgatgaaacagaCTCTTCATGACGTCTCTTCTTGCTCCTCCCTCCAGGTGCCTCAGCTCATCTGTTCAGGCGAACCAGAGCCCCCCCTCACCATCGTGGAGAGCCCGCCCCCTCCCTGCATGGAGCCTGTGGAGGGAGGTCAGCAGCCTGCAGGGGCGAGGGaagcagagggggagagaaaggacTCGCTGACAGGTAAGAGGAGCACACCTGATGTCCTGAATATACCTGAACATGTTTCTCCAGCTTCTTGTCAGGGCTCCCCTCTCTGCATGGCGGCCATATTGGATACATCGAAGTTTTGAAAAACGTGATTTAATTTTCaggtctgtctctttctttgttgttgtcagagtcctCCGTCCCTCCTGTGACCTCCTCGTCCTTGTCCTCTGCAGTGACTCCTGCGgtgtcctcctccttctcctccttctcctcttcggACGCCGCTCCTCCAAAACCAAAGAAGCCGCGGGGCCTGGAGCTGCcgtcctccccctccctcccccccggCCTCTCCCTGGATAAGGTCTGAATCGCTGAACAGTCTGACCGTCATTACCACTAACCGCTAACggcttttaggattaaaacagaagcattagactttttaattttattttttaattagtttatttatttattttttcattgttgaaatatttaattGCTAATAATTACTTTTCATTATTActgttgtattatttgttattatatgctttggcaatatattttacacattcatgccAAAAGAGCGATTTGAATTGAACTGAACTTAGAGTAGCgatctgtaactctgacacctagtggttaaaatgggtactgcagtccaaattcaaaccataagagagagctgtctcccccctcctctctagagtcgatatagtaaggtcactttatcgtTTCTGTCTCTACACATGTTACTGAGTGGTAGTGtgaaaggtgtgtgtttggagggaaaccctgtgacatcacttcctgttcttccTCTGCAGGTGAACGCAgctgttaacagtttattggcTCCTGGATCAGCGACCAACACGCTCACGCCGACCGTCATCACCTCCCACGCTCTGGTAAACCCAtcacctgtctctgtgtgaCACAAACAGAAGAGCTGTGAGAAAccgtctgtttgttttgattatctgtttcctgtctcttcaGACGCCGGTCCTGTTGACGCCCAGTCCGCTCCCCTCCACCATCCACTTCTGGAGCACGCTCAGTCCCATCGCGCCGCGCTCACCGGCCAAACTCTCCTTCCAGGTAATATACCGAGCCCCCTGTACGCAGCTCTGATCCGAGAGAGTTCCAGTGTGATCACAGAGCAGCGGAGCGGACGTTTAGTTATTTTAGATATTTCAGTGTAAACaagatttataaatattttcagaaaCTGAAACATTCACTGATTGAAAGTAACGACTCTCTTTATCCTGCACtaagtcctcacacacactgtgcacagcATGTACCTATACCtgatccatacacacacacacacacacacacacacaccacacacagagctggtgtctctgcaggttgctggctctttttttctccatctgttctctgaaaacagaaaattattAAAGGTTCAATTCACCCAAATCAGAAACAAcattccctcctccttcctctctcctcctccctcctccctcatgtcctctcctctcctctcctcctctcctctcctctcctctcctctcctctctcctcctcctctctccttcttcctctctccttcctcctctctcctctcttctttcctctcctctctcctccttcctcctccttcctctcctctctcctccttcctctcctccctcctctcccctctcctccttcctctctcctatctccttcctcctctcttctttcctctctcctctccgctctcctccttcctctcctctcctttcctctctcctctcctctcctttcctctctcctctcttctttcctctctcctccctcctccctcctctctcctccctcctttcctctctttttcacCTCCTCtggttcttgtgtttgtgaATCTTTGTCGCCCCCTTCTGGTTGATCAGAGTATTACAGTCTGTAATCCTCAGAATGTTGACGTGTTTCATAAACTCCtcgtttgttcctgttttttatgtttgttgatGTGGAGCACGTTGTGACCTTCGTCTGTGtaaagtgcttcataaataaactttactgaCGTATTTAAAATCTGCTTACAGACGACAACATGTTGGACTTATTGTTGCAGGTTTGATCTAAAGACACGAAGCCCCCGCAGCTTTAGGGACGAAACACTCAGCAGCAGATTATTGAGAGTCACGATGAGCACAAAGCTTCTCTCTTTATCTTAAAGCTGCTTTAATATTCATCTCATGTCTCTGAAATCTGCATTTAATAATAAACCTCTCTGATGGGCTTTGACAAACAGACGCAGAGGAGGATTAACAGATCTGTGTTTACAGAACAAATTCATCCCTCATATCTCCGTCTGAGTCTcatcatgatgatgtcacatcaATGAGTCTGGAGACCGTCCTGGACCTGTGACGCCATGAAACAGGCAAAAAGTGTCGCTATGTTTCAGCCGcagtggagcagagcagaggactGCCTCAgtaccaagcagcaacctccagagTTTAAAcatgatgctgaagtgtaacatcctgcagttcctggagtgtccactagaggctggctgcagaagcacaggaagtcacatacacacccattctaaaaagcctgtttttacagcagagattaacatgtttacagcctggtttacAGGCGCACACTGtgggggggtgattttttttttaaacggctctgttttgattttgaaaatgatacgTGTCACCCATAACAAGGTGAGAGGAAGACAGGAAGTGTGTCGTCGAAGATTAAATCCTTCATTTTCTCCTGAAAAAAACCCgataattaatcacattttctctccccccctctctctcttcccccctgctctctctctctctctgtctctctctcttcccccctgctctctctctctctctctgtctctctctcttcccccctgctctctctctctctctctgtctctctctcttcccccctgctctctctctctctctctgtctctctctctgtctctctctcttcccccctgctctctctctctctctctgtctctctctcttcccccctgctctctctctctctcgctgtctctctctcttccccccgctctctctctctctctgtctctctctctctctctctctcttcccccctgctctctctctctctctgtctctctctctctctgtctctctctctctctctctctctgtctctgtctctctctctctctctcttcccccctgctctcgctgtctctctctcttccccccgctctctctctctctctgtctctctctctctctctctcttcccccctgctctctctctctctctctgtctctctctctctctgtctctctctctctctctgtctctgtctctctctctctctctcttcccccctgctctctctgtctctctctcttccccccgctctctctctgtctctctctctctctctctctgtctctgtctctctctctctctctcttcccccctgctctctctgtctctctctcttccccccgctctctctctctctctctctctctctctgtctctctctctctctctctctcttcccccctgctctctctctctctctctctgtctctctctctctctgtctctgtctctctctctctctctcttcccccctgctctctctgtctctctctcttcccccccgctctctctctctgtctctctctagtTTCCCACTAACGGCAGTAATCAGATCCACATCCCGGCTCTGAGCGTTGACGGACTCTCCACCCCCGTCGTCCTCTCCCCCGGACCCCAGAAaccctgagaccccccccccccccactcttgTCCTCTCGCCTCACACTGCTCCTCACCTGCTCAGActtcacctcacacacacccccccccccccccagagggCCGGAGGAGAACTGCATCTGATTCAGACTCGCTCCAACAGACCAGGAGCCTGACGGGTAAGACTGGGAGGTTTGATGGTTTCACTGGTGGAAATATTCACAGCTGGAGGATTCAGAAACAAACCAGATGTTCCGAGGGACGGATGTCTGGGCTTCATCCTCCTTGAATCCTTCTTCACGTTCTTTTAGTTTCTGTAGCGGTGCTCGAACATTAAGACAACGAGTGGCGGGGAAACCGGGACCCTTCGTCGAACTTGAACGCATcacgaaaagaaaaaaaagggaatcagGTCTGAATGTGGACGCCACGATGGAGGGCTTAACCTTTGGGATGAAGatggattttcaaaataaaacttggttttgaaaatgatgattttttttttgggagagaaaagaaaatcagaaaacTGGAATTTTTACTGGAAACTTTACAAACTCATGCGGCTCGACTGACGGAGCAGctcaaacatttattattaaccCCTTAAAGTTTGAGCTGAGGAAACGCTGAGAcgcagatttttgttttggatcTTTTGTTGAATGGTTATTTATTCccgtttcctctggagggtcgTTCCTGTTTCCTCGCCATGGCTCCTGACTGTCCTGGGTGCGTTTGATTTATTCACTCccagataaaaaaacattttataaactcGTGCGCTGGAGTCGactaaggttgtttttttttcttcgctcTTATTGGCCTCTTTTAAAGGCCATGCCTTCCTCCGGTTATGCATGGCCTGTTATTTGACCGAGCTCCTCTGCatcaccgaccaatcagagaggagcgatgaggaggaggaggagcgttCTTACAGCCAAGGTGTTTCTCTGTAACGTCTCTACGTGTGTCAGATTGTATATTTTCTACATCGGAGGAGAGAAACCTCCCCGACTGTTTTTCTACGGAGGTCACGTTCCTCTGTGAGGGTTTAAAGGGTtaattcagacttttgttttatggatggagagatgatgatgatgatgattcatTCCTGACGTTCTGTAGACTttcagctgctctttctgtttcctgtttttttgttcctgaaCGCCGCGGACGCTCGGGTTTGAGTCACGCTGTCAGAGATTTAAGAAGACGAGACTTAAGTCGTTTTGTCTCTGAAATACTTTCTAAAGCATCTGAACGTCTTCTCTACGGAGGCGTTTTAGAGCCAAAATGATAATGAGAATAATAACGAGAGAAAGAcgccgtgtccacctggcgtttaaaaaaattaataaataaataaaataaaaaaatgtaaacgaggagagagcgtttgcagcagcactGAGAAAAAGCACAACGCCAGCATCTATTTTTGGAGTGCTCCGCCTCTTTTGTGCGgctgctccgagcgctcaagttgaaaatctttcaacttttcagaaaggcgctgatgatgtcaccggcgctcttttccccGTAGTTTAGCCACCTACAGACCgtgtcttgtactcacatcGTCCTCGCTCCGCGTCTGATCAGGAAATAAGCGGCCAGTCatcagactgttgtcatggagacaggacggacgtgcagcgcttttcttcttaAACGCTAAAAGCACGCTAAACACTCCGGAGCGCACCCTAACCCAGAGTtttactgcccccccccccccccccccccccaaaaaaaaagggccaggtggacactagtgttgtagtcaattttttgttgccatggtaaccaaaCAGGTTGTTACTGTCATTGGATTTTAACtagaaacacatcaaactttaatattctgttaccatgacgacccACACTGGATCTAAACCTTCACGCTCACAGTGAAAAACTTCTGTTACTCGCTTGTTTCTGAGAGAACGCGGCATGTTCCTCAGAGCTTTTTACTCCGAGACGGCGGCTCCTTTTGAGAGCAGCGTGTGTCGAGGTCAGCCCTGTGGTTATCACATGACACGTCACCACGGTTAGTTATGTTTTCCTGTGGAGGATTCACAAAACGGGTCGATCCCGAGCAGCGCTGACCTCTGATTGGATAGAGTCCGCTGTGTTCGATCGCCTGGGCGTTTAAGACTGAAGGTCACTCATGCAAACATCAAAATCCAAAGTGAGTCTGAACTGTTAGTTTACTCTGAACAGACGTTACTGTTCCTTTAAGAcgaccgctgctgctgctgctgctgctgctgttgttgttgttgttatcgctgatgttgttgtttttctgatgcTAATGGTTGCCACAGTAACCCGACCCGACTGTTGTTCTTCtacttcttgttgttgttgctgcggAGCCGAAGCTCCTCTAACGTGTTTCTATGCTTCTGTGTGTGACGACGAggctgctgagacacacacacacacacacacacacacacacacacacacatcgggAACTGAGTGAAGCTGAGGGTCGACGTTTCAGGAGATACTTTTTGGTTTGTAGGTGTAGACGTTAAATTAGCGGTCAGCTTCAAATTAACGATCgagtaaaaacacaagaaatacttttattttgaaatctttcTGTCATCTCGCTGCAGatttgaaaattaaatgttcactttttgataccacaagtttttaaatgatacaatcCTCGTTATGTTAACGATTAAGAATAACGGAAAAGTACTAAACCTttagaggaagaatgtgcaactttttgatccagtagatgagctccagcatgaaaccaaaacaaacttcctgttaggccacgcctcctccatactgaagcctccgctctcctccagagacacacctccaacccccctccactcacgttcacatgaaggagtttagCACAAGCAGCGGACTTTATCAATCTTGTCTCAAGCTACGATcccgtgtcctgcattgttgtgttagcatgctaatgttagcgctctttagttagctcgtagcttcacattgttgtgttagcatgctaatgttagcgctctttagttagctcgtagcttcacattgttctgttagcatgctaacgttagcgctctttagttagctcgtagcttcacattagctgtgtcctgcattgttgtgttagcatgctcatgttagcgctctttagttagctcgtagcttcacattgttgtgttagcatgctaatgttagcgctctttagttagcttgtaccttcacatttcatgtaaactgacacagaatgagcgtgatctaaaaactcttactaacatccaaataatcagtgagtatgttcttcttcttctctctagttcttgactaaaacagcttttatacacaaggggaggagccggccgtcccgtccatgtaaacacggctctgacaacaacacagccagcgggactcgagcttctccctcattgtagacagtcatgactcagagacacatttacacaggacagactggatctctgcacattcttcctttaaataaaaacgaCAGATCTTCAAGAGAGCGCTGTCTAGATTGCACAAACACGTTTGCGATGTTTCagtttcaaaacatttctaacGTATTCGTGTAATCCAGACGGCGTGCAGGAGTTGACCTGCAAACTTTGGTAATTAAAGAAGTTAGCCCTCATTGGGAGTCtcggacttctgtttttgttgccgtggtttcGAGACGACCCTCTCTCAGCCTGAGCTCAGTTCCTGACGGTGTTGAGATTTCCCAGCCTCGGCGGTGACGTAAACGCAGCGCCAAGCCATC
Coding sequences within it:
- the elk1 gene encoding ETS domain-containing protein Elk-1 isoform X3 encodes the protein MDSNPLINAMDPSITLWQFLLHLLEDQRQRHLISWTGEDGEFKLLDAEEVARLWGLRKNKHNMNYDKLSRALRYYYDKNIIKKVSGQKFVYKFVSQPDPSLPDGVRNGDDIQRRDIADSNSQSKVPGGVSSNCQSKGLPQRSSPSSSQKSSRNDYMKSGLYSTFTIQSLQSSPNPRPIKSELLIQPEPALKVERPPREVFVLAESKHATSGGGGVDSALQVIVTQPSPCPTPALSPQMPSNTSSQSQNPPAPPLSDPPQIYLTSVGDPSSLTPLIPLGPVGGSVSPAPPPHVSMGPQGGAQQDDCGGVTNPASFPPHPQAAPHPSHPPPVFVIINPPPPPQQQQAAMTAAPPSLAAPPPARPPPPPIVIKEENLPSEEDLLEMVSLEEKQGEEVPQLICSGEPEPPLTIVESPPPPCMEPVEGGQQPAGAREAEGERKDSLTESSVPPVTSSSLSSAVTPAVSSSFSSFSSSDAAPPKPKKPRGLELPSSPSLPPGLSLDKVNAAVNSLLAPGSATNTLTPTVITSHALTPVLLTPSPLPSTIHFWSTLSPIAPRSPAKLSFQNKFIPHISV
- the elk1 gene encoding ETS domain-containing protein Elk-1 isoform X2 → MDSNPLINAMDPSITLWQFLLHLLEDQRQRHLISWTGEDGEFKLLDAEEVARLWGLRKNKHNMNYDKLSRALRYYYDKNIIKKVSGQKFVYKFVSQPDPSLPDGVRNGDDIQRRDIADSNSQSKVPGGVSSNCQSKGLPQRSSPSSSQKSSRNDYMKSGLYSTFTIQSLQSSPNPRPIKSELLIQPEPALKVERPPREVFVLAESKHATSGGGGVDSALQVIVTQPSPCPTPALSPQMPSNTSSQSQNPPAPPLSDPPQIYLTSVGDPSSLTPLIPLGPVGGSVSPAPPPHVSMGPQGGAQQDDCGGVTNPASFPPHPQAAPHPSHPPPVFVIINPPPPPQQQQAAMTAAPPSLAAPPPARPPPPPIVIKEENLPSEEDLLEMVSLEEKQGEEVPQLICSGEPEPPLTIVESPPPPCMEPVEGGQQPAGAREAEGERKDSLTESSVPPVTSSSLSSAVTPAVSSSFSSFSSSDAAPPKPKKPRGLELPSSPSLPPGLSLDKVNAAVNSLLAPGSATNTLTPTVITSHALTPVLLTPSPLPSTIHFWSTLSPIAPRSPAKLSFQSITVCNPQNVDVFHKLLVCSCFLCLLMWSTL
- the elk1 gene encoding ETS domain-containing protein Elk-1 isoform X1; the encoded protein is MDSNPLINAMDPSITLWQFLLHLLEDQRQRHLISWTGEDGEFKLLDAEEVARLWGLRKNKHNMNYDKLSRALRYYYDKNIIKKVSGQKFVYKFVSQPDPSLPDGVRNGDDIQRRDIADSNSQSKVPGGVSSNCQSKGLPQRSSPSSSQKSSRNDYMKSGLYSTFTIQSLQSSPNPRPIKSELLIQPEPALKVERPPREVFVLAESKHATSGGGGVDSALQVIVTQPSPCPTPALSPQMPSNTSSQSQNPPAPPLSDPPQIYLTSVGDPSSLTPLIPLGPVGGSVSPAPPPHVSMGPQGGAQQDDCGGVTNPASFPPHPQAAPHPSHPPPVFVIINPPPPPQQQQAAMTAAPPSLAAPPPARPPPPPIVIKEENLPSEEDLLEMVSLEEKQGEEVPQLICSGEPEPPLTIVESPPPPCMEPVEGGQQPAGAREAEGERKDSLTESSVPPVTSSSLSSAVTPAVSSSFSSFSSSDAAPPKPKKPRGLELPSSPSLPPGLSLDKVNAAVNSLLAPGSATNTLTPTVITSHALTPVLLTPSPLPSTIHFWSTLSPIAPRSPAKLSFQFPTNGSNQIHIPALSVDGLSTPVVLSPGPQKP